In Sardina pilchardus chromosome 8, fSarPil1.1, whole genome shotgun sequence, a genomic segment contains:
- the aplnra gene encoding apelin receptor A encodes MEPTAEYPDSYEYYDDNETACDFSEWEPSYSLIPVLYMLIFILGLSGNGLVIFTVWRAKAKRRAADVYIGNLALADLTFVITLPLWAVYTALGYHWPFGVALCKISSYVVLVNMYASVFCLTCLSFDRYLAIVHSLSSGHLRSRDSIMASLGGIWLLSGVLALPTLLFRTTLEDESSNRTTCAMDFSLVAPNQRHESLWIAGLSLSSSALGFLLPFVAMTVCYCFIGGTVTRHFSALRKEEQKRRRLLKIISTLVVVFALCWTPFHVLKSADALSYLDLAPTSCAFLHFLLLAHPYATCLAYVNSCLNPLLYAFFDLRFRSHCLCLLSLKRAVHGHISSASSTLSAQTQKSDVQSLATKV; translated from the coding sequence ATGGAGCCCACCGCGGAATACCCCGACAGCTACGAGTACTACGACGACAACGAGACTGCGTGCGACTTCTCGGAGTGGGAGCCGTCCTACTCGCTGATCCCCGTGCTGTACATGCTCATCTTCATCCTCGGGCTCTCCGGTAACGGCCTGGTCATCTTCACCGTGTGGCGAGCCAAAGCCAAGCGGCGCGCGGCCGACGTGTACATCGGTAACCTGGCCCTCGCGGACCTGACGTTCGTGATCACGCTGCCGCTGTGGGCGGTGTACACCGCGCTGGGCTACCACTGGCCGTTCGGAGTGGCTCTGTGCAAGATCAGCAGCTACGTGGTGCTGGTCAACATGTACGCCAGCGTCTTCTGCCTCACCTGCCTGAGCTTCGACCGCTACCTGGCCATCGTCCACTCCCTGTCCAGCGGGCACCTGCGCTCGCGCGACTCCATCATGGCGTCGCTGGGCGGCATCTGGCTGCTGTCGGGCGTGCTGGCGCTGCCCACGCTGCTCTTCCGCACCACGCTGGAGGACGAGAGCAGCAACCGCACCACCTGTGCCATGGACTTCAGCCTGGTGGCGCCCAACCAGCGGCACGAGTCTCTGTGGATCGCCGGGCTCAGCCTGTCCTCCTCGGCGCTGGGCTTCCTGCTTCCCTTCGTTGCCATGACGGTGTGCTACTGCTTCATCGGCGGCACGGTGACTCGGCACTTCAGCGCGCTGCGTAAGGAGGAGCAGAAGCGGCGGCGGCTGCTCAAGATCATCAGCACGCTCGTGGTCGTGTTCGCCCTCTGCTGGACGCCCTTCCACGTGCTCAAGAGCGCCGACGCGCTCTCCTACCTGGACCTGGCGCCCACTTCCTGTGCCTTCCTGCACTTCCTGCTGCTGGCCCACCCCTACGCCACCTGCCTGGCCTACGTCAACTCCTGCCTCAACCCGCTGCTCTACGCCTTCTTCGACCTGCGCTTCCGCTCGCACTGCCTCTGCCTGCTCAGCCTCAAGCGCGCCGTGCACGGACACATCAGCTCCGCATCCTCCACGCTCAGCGCCCAGACGCAGAAGAGCGACGTGCAGTCCCTCGCCACCaaggtctga